AGCTCAAAAAAACCAGCAAGTGTGAACAACCACTGCCATTGACACCAACGCACAATAATCTAATCAGATAAAAATTTTCCATTTTACGCGTTATCTGATCCGTAGCGTTTGCCGAGGCTTTGACAGTTAGCCAATCAGTACGCGCAGCCAAGACTTCGTGCCACTGATTGATTACGATGCGCTTTTGAAAAAGTCTGGAACGATCTGCAGAAATCAAAACAGAGCTGTCTTGGGTGATGTTGGCCAATTTTCTTGTTTGATTTTTTTTCGCTGTACCTGCAGGATTTTATCATGGGGTCTGgtattttttttcccctttttTTCCTCGCTTGACTTCCGAGGTCAATGTTACTTGGGGAACTGGAGTTGGAGTGGCCATGGTACATAACACTCCATGCATAGTTTGTACGAGAAAACAATTCCTCACCGTCTCTTTCACCAATCTACCCAAACACCCCCAAATGGAGCACTGCATATCGAAGCCGTAACTCAGCCGCAGGGAGCGACAGGGTCTGGCAGAAGCTCTGCGCCCTAAAGCAAGCGGACCCATTTCCAGGCAGTGCTCATCGTACCACCTCTCTCGGCGCCCTTTACCAGCCTAGGATGTTCCGACGATGATCCCACTGTTCCTACGTGCGATCCGGGTCCCGTCAATTTCGCGCGCCCCAGTTTTCGCCTGGTCAATCCGTGGTTGGCTTCAAGTGTGCGGATTTGTGATTTTCACATGAGGCAAGGATCTGGCTTGCTTGCACAGATGTAGTAAGAGTCCTTTCGGAGTTGTCCGCAGTATGGAATCGATTCTGTGGTATGCGCTTCTTTGCTGCGGGATAATGCTAGGGATTGTACGGTGCCTAGTTAGAAGGAGCAATTGAGTAGCATAGCTATTCAGAAGAATAGAATAAATTCAATCTCTATCAAGCTGTCAACTTCTATACACCCAAAAAGATATAAAATAATGGGGAATAATAGTAGTATATATATAGGGAAATAAATAAAGACAACAATGTAACAAATCATGCATCAATGGACCACGGAGCAGATTTTAGAAAACGACTTCTTTTTTAAGACGGGCCAGGTCACAGACCCAAGACCCGATTGGCAcacttcttctcttcaattACAGCATGGCACGAATTGGGGTGGTGTCCTGCACCTCCTTGCCCGCCAGCTGCTCGCCAAAGAGCGATTGCACCATTTCTCCACCGCGCGCCGCCAGGACAGACAGCAAGCTGTCACTCAGACCGTGAGTCTTCTCGTTGCAGCCCTGGAGCCAGACACCAGCCCGCCCGCTGACCTTTCTGGGGTCCATCTGGACCCGGTAATCCCGGCTGGGGACCCATTGGTCTAGGTTTGCGGGTCGCAGATGCTGGACATTACGCAAAATGTCCTCGTGCGCATCGCGCTGGTAGCCAGTAGCCACCATGAGAGCATCAACTTCCAAGGTCTCCTTGCCTTCCGAGGGAGCGGCGTTGTCCTTAGAGGACCGGACATGGAGGCGCATCCGGTTCTCCGGGCCGTGGTGCTCAACGCGAGTGATCTTGCGGGATGGAAGGATGCGGTGTTGCCATTGGGTCTCGTCGGGGTTCTTGACGCGTTGGAGGTACAGGTCATTGTAAATCTGCTCGATCAATTCGAGACGGACAACACTGTAGTTGGTTGCCTTGTCGGCAGCGAGAGAGCGCTGACGCTCTTCAGGAGTCATGTTGTAGAAGGTTTCGACACGTTCAGGGTTAAAGACTTCGTTGACACTGTACACAAATTGCGTTGTTAGCTGCGCATCTAATCAAAGGGTGTGAAAATGTAACATACAACGGCGAGTCGTCACTAGGACGCATAGCGGTATCTCTCATGATCAAAGTTGTACGCGCATTGGGATAGCGCTTCTGCAGGTCGTGGTAGATCTCAGCGGCACTTTGGCCGCTTCCCAGGACGGCAATGTTGTAAGGGTCGGAGTCGTTCTTCAGCATGGCGGGAAGGGTGGTACAGTACTTGGAGGAGTGCATGATACGCGGGTCCTGGGGAAGACCAGGGGGCATCTTCGCCTTGCCGCCAATGGCAATGACGACCTTGCGGGCGTTTCTCGAAGTAATCTCGCCCGTCTCAACATCGCGCGAGAGAACGGTGAAGTAGTCCACCGCGGAGCTGGCAGGGTCCGATTTTCCAGGAATCACCTCCACAACCTCCTGTCCGTAGGCCACCACGTCCGAGAATCTCTCAGCACACCACCGCATGTAGTCTTCGAACTCCATCCGAGCCGGAAGGAAGGTTCCCAAGTTGGTGAAGTCAATCAAGCGACCTTTCTGGTGAAGGTAGTTGAGGAAGGTGAAGCTGCTGCGAGGGTCACGGAGGGTTGCCAAGTCTTTGATGAACGAAATCTGCATGCGGGAGCCAGGCACCAGCATGCCCGAGTGCCAGGCGAATCGCTTCTGTCGCTCGAGGAAGCAAACCTTGGGCTGGaagttggtgttggtgccAGGCTTTGCGAGAGCGGGGTCCAAGGAATCGTGGAGAGCAATGCCAATTGCCAGAGAAGCCGGACCGAAACCGATGCAGAGGACATCGTGCATGTCTTCTGTAGGAGTCGCCTTGAGACGAGAAGGACCGCGCGAAGACGAAGGCTGAGCACGAGGCATAGTGGTCGATGTGGTAGGGTAGTTGATCTCAGGTTTGCGCAGAACAGATTCCATAACGAGAGAGACGATGGATTAGGTTAGAGAAAGCAGGGGAAAGAGAGTCGAGGAAAAAACAGAAGAATGAGACGAAGATAAAACGGAACCTCTCTCTTGACCGGAGAGAAGGATGCAAGTATTACTATACAGTAGAAGGTATAAAGCGAGAGGATCAAGAGGGGAGTataagagagagagagagaggtgtGAGtgagagaaggaagaaaaaatgTCAAGAGCAGCAGGTAAAACGATCAAATATGTACCTCtggacgaggatgacgatCACCGAAGAATGAATTTATTGTTAGAAATTAAAAAAGTAATTAAATTTCAAGGAACCGAAATTTTGAAACTTGCAAAAGTCactggtttttttttttttttttgacagCGGAAATCGCGTATGTATGATGACTCGGTCCACCACGACTCCATGAAAGGACGTGAATTATGTTAGTCATGAGGACTGTCAGAGAAACAGTACAGTACAGCAGTCTCTATAAGCAGGGACTATAGTCAAGCCCGTGCTATGTGGATGAAGAGTGCGTATACAGTGGGAGCTTCTGCATAGGGCAGCTGATTGATACGGGCATATCTTATCGAAGTCAGGTCAACCGAGGTGGCCACGATCATGTTGTCTCAAAGAATATGCATCGAAAGGCAGAGAAAAGAGATTATCTCCGAATTgaatgttttctttttcttgtcgCAAGTTATCATTACCACTATGATTATTCTTGTAAAATTTAGAGAAAGGTACAAGAAAGTGGGATGAGGGGAGGAAATGCACACCCGCACTAACGGCGATTAGATCCGCCGCCCGATGTCGGGAACAAGCGCCGTAAATTTGTATACATACCGTTCTATTACTGGCCTATGATGCAATTCTTACTCTACTACTGTGAAAGCTCGCCATAATAATAGTCTAAGTACAAAGCAGGGTATGACTGCTATGCTATATCACGCGTCAAATCATGAGTATAACTCAATTCAATGCATACTCTGACCACGCCACTCACAGCTTTACCGTTTGTCGCAGACTAGCAAGGATTCCACATCCTTGAACGCGGGAGGGAAAATGATTCCGCACGGCTTCCATCCACACGGTACAGAACATTGGATCAGATCACTGCCTCCTTGCCTATAGAACACTCTATACAAGAAATTCTGCAGCCTCAAACCAGACTGTATTGGGACAGTTGCATGGGATTTCCCACGCGTGGCGGTTATTCCAATCAATCACATCCCACTTATTATAATTATCTGATCGTTCGTTGGCTGACGGCCAGGAGATTCGCACTTCCCACGCTATCCAAATGCATGGGGTCAGTGAGCACCACATGTGCTTTGGTCCGCAGACGGTAATCACAGACCACCGGGTCTGTTGATGCTGGTTGGTGGCATAGGATATCATCATTCGGCCTTCTTTCGACCTCATGCCACTTCTTGAAGGATCGAGTCATGATGTACAGGGACTAAGACGATAAACTCCACCTGAAGGATTACGAAAATCAAATGAGGTTCACCGAGTAACTAATTTATCGTATGTGAGAGGTCAATACGTGCTCCGAAGTACTCTCGTACCTGTCCCCCACATCATTTCTCTGTGCGTTGATACGATTACTATGGTCGGAATGCTGAAACATAAACTAAGATGTCGATGACGACCTCTTCGGCTTGGATCACGACGGGAATACATGCACGTCTGCAGACATGAGAGGTAATATGAGCCATCGAGTCAAGGTCTTATTTCTCCATTCTCGCCGTTCATCGAGTATATACAGCGGGAGGACCCTTGAATTATCATTCGATATACTCAGAAAGCA
This sequence is a window from Aspergillus chevalieri M1 DNA, chromosome 5, nearly complete sequence. Protein-coding genes within it:
- a CDS encoding lysine N(6)-hydroxylase/L-ornithine N(5)-oxygenase family protein (COG:Q;~EggNog:ENOG410QEAU;~InterPro:IPR025700,IPR036188;~PFAM:PF13434), with the protein product MESVLRKPEINYPTTSTTMPRAQPSSSRGPSRLKATPTEDMHDVLCIGFGPASLAIGIALHDSLDPALAKPGTNTNFQPKVCFLERQKRFAWHSGMLVPGSRMQISFIKDLATLRDPRSSFTFLNYLHQKGRLIDFTNLGTFLPARMEFEDYMRWCAERFSDVVAYGQEVVEVIPGKSDPASSAVDYFTVLSRDVETGEITSRNARKVVIAIGGKAKMPPGLPQDPRIMHSSKYCTTLPAMLKNDSDPYNIAVLGSGQSAAEIYHDLQKRYPNARTTLIMRDTAMRPSDDSPFVNEVFNPERVETFYNMTPEERQRSLAADKATNYSVVRLELIEQIYNDLYLQRVKNPDETQWQHRILPSRKITRVEHHGPENRMRLHVRSSKDNAAPSEGKETLEVDALMVATGYQRDAHEDILRNVQHLRPANLDQWVPSRDYRVQMDPRKVSGRAGVWLQGCNEKTHGLSDSLLSVLAARGGEMVQSLFGEQLAGKEVQDTTPIRAML